The following coding sequences lie in one Rutidosis leptorrhynchoides isolate AG116_Rl617_1_P2 chromosome 6, CSIRO_AGI_Rlap_v1, whole genome shotgun sequence genomic window:
- the LOC139854143 gene encoding ABC transporter G family member 23-like produces MASCFHPTFAEDDSAALFTASDNSPAQSTSPSSSSHHSLPPPYPSEPSYKLTIKDLSYTIKTSQDFALSWLINKPKHINILKSVSFVAQSSEIMAIVGTSGSGKSSLFHFISGRVKNNTLDPKTTISLNDYPITSPSQMKKICGHVAQEDNLLPLLTVKETLMYSAKFRLKDTSSKEKEERVECLMRELGLVHVRDSFVGDEDDRGISGGERKRVSIGVDMIPDPPILLLHEPTSGLD; encoded by the coding sequence ATGGCTTCTTGTTTCCACCCTACTTTCGCTGAAGACGACTCAGCGGCCCTTTTCACTGCCTCCGACAACTCACCGGCCCAATCCACCAGCCCATCATCCTCCTCCCACCACTCCCTACCACCACCTTACCCCTCAGAACCATCTTACAAGCTCACTATCAAGGACCTCTCATACACCATCAAAACAAGCCAAGATTTTGCACTTTCATGGctgataaacaaaccaaaacatATTAATATTCTAAAGTCGGTATCCTTTGTCGCACAGAGCTCGGAGATCATGGCGATTGTTGGCACGAGTGGGAGTGGGAAGTCAAGTTTGTTTCATTTTATATCGGGCCGTGTTAAAAACAACACATTGGATCCAAAAACTACTATTTCACTTAACGATTACCCAATCACGAGCccgtcacaaatgaaaaaaatttgTGGGCATGTGGCCCAAGAAGATAACTTGCTACCTTTGTTAACTGTGAAGGAAACTTTGATGTATAGTGCTAAGTTTAGGCTAAAAGACACGAGTTCAAAAGAAAAAGAGGAGAGAGTCGAGTGTTTGATGCGTGAACTCGGGTTGGTTCATGTTCGTGATAGTTTTGTTGGAGATGAAGATGATAGAGGGATATCAGGTGGAGAAAGGAAGAGGGTATCGATTGGTGTCGATATGATCCCTGACCCACCCATTTTACTCCTCCACGAGCCTACATCAGGGTTAGATTAG
- the LOC139853313 gene encoding short-chain dehydrogenase reductase 3b-like yields MNLVINKSRLEGKVALITGGASGIGEAATRLFLANGASVVIADVQDDLANQVISSCLSSGFEKICYIRCDVRDEKQVEAAVNHTITKYGTLDVLFSNAGILGPLTTILDTDLGAFDNTMAVNVRGIAATIKHAARAMVAKGTRGSIICTASVAASIGGSGPYAYTGSKHAVLGLMKAACSELGAYGIRVNCVSPSVVATPLACNVYKDDVSVIEALGCEMANLKGVVLKVRHVAEAALFLASDESVYVSGQNLSVDGGITAVSNLKASTSSS; encoded by the exons ATGAATCTTGTTATCAACAAATCCAG ATTGGAAGGTAAAGTAGCTCTAATCACTGGTGGTGCTAGCGGAATAGGAGAAGCGGCCACAAGGTTATTTCTAGCTAACGGAGCAAGTGTTGTCATCGCGGATGTTCAAGACGACTTAGCCAACCAAGTGATTTCATCATGCCTATCATCAGGTTTCGAAAAGATTTGCTACATTCGTTGTGACGTTAGGGACGAGAAGCAAGTAGAAGCCGCAGTGAACCACACTATTACCAAATACGGAACCCTAGATGTTCTCTTTAGTAATGCTGGGATCTTGGGCCCATTGACAACCATACTAGACACGGACCTTGGTGCATTTGATAACACCATGGCTGTAAACGTTCGTGGCATAGCTGCAACCATCAAACACGCGGCCCGAGCCATGGTTGCTAAAGGGACACGTGGATCGATTATTTGTACAGCTAGTGTGGCTGCATCAATTGGTGGAAGTGGGCCCTATGCTTACACTGGATCCAAACATGCTGTTCTAGGATTAATGAAGGCCGCTTGTAGCGAGCTAGGGGCTTATGGGATTAGAGTCAACTGTGTTTCTCCTTCTGTTGTCGCGACCCCGTTGGCTTGCAATGTGTATAAGGATGATGTGAGTGTGATAGAGGCCTTAGGCTGTGAGATGGCGAATTTAAAAGGTGTAGTGTTGAAAGTTAGGCATGTTGCGGAAGCAGCTTTGTTTCTTGCTTCGGATGAATCGGTATACGTGAGCGGCCAAAACTTAAGCGTCGATGGCGGAATTACAGCTGTAAGCAATTTGAAGGCTTCGACTTCTTCGAGTTAA